One Halolamina litorea genomic window carries:
- a CDS encoding DHH family phosphoesterase: MSTGVSISSMSSYAILGCGSVGHAVAESLDAEGKNVLILDKDEDRVEALRDQDLNAVVQDIAGPGVVDAVADRDVVLILASDVEANKAAVEAIRERDEDQFLVVRASDPVSGDELRELGADVVINPSEVIADSALRTLESGEMEYKAGQLAEILRNADESLAILTHHNPDPDSIASAVALRAIAESYDLDADILYDGDIGHQENRAFVNLLGIELTDREDAPPLESYGALALVDHMKSGELEIDAAIDVFIDHYEPDEELDASFVDVRPNVSSTSTILTKYMQEFDISPSEEVATALLYGIRAETLDFKRDTTPADLTAAAYLYPFADHETLEQVESPSMSPETLDVLAEAIQNREVQGSHLVSNAGFIRDRDALTQAASHLLNLEGITTTAVFGIAEDTIYLSARSKDIRLNIGKVLQDAFGDIGEAAGHSTQASVEIPLGVFGGIETTEENRDTLLTLAEEAVRRKLFRAMGVEGESNGS; this comes from the coding sequence ATGAGCACCGGGGTCAGTATCTCCTCGATGTCGTCGTACGCCATCCTCGGCTGCGGGAGCGTCGGCCACGCCGTCGCCGAGTCGCTCGACGCCGAGGGGAAGAACGTCCTCATCCTCGACAAGGACGAGGACCGCGTCGAGGCGCTGCGCGATCAGGACCTCAACGCGGTCGTGCAGGACATCGCCGGCCCCGGCGTCGTCGACGCCGTCGCCGACCGGGACGTGGTGCTGATCCTCGCCTCGGACGTCGAAGCCAACAAGGCCGCCGTCGAGGCGATCCGCGAGCGTGACGAGGACCAGTTCCTCGTCGTCCGCGCCTCCGACCCCGTGAGCGGCGACGAACTCCGCGAACTCGGTGCCGACGTGGTCATCAACCCCTCCGAGGTCATCGCCGACTCCGCGCTCCGGACGCTGGAGTCCGGCGAGATGGAGTACAAGGCGGGCCAACTCGCGGAGATCCTCCGCAACGCCGACGAGAGCCTCGCCATCCTGACCCACCACAACCCCGACCCCGACTCCATCGCCAGCGCGGTCGCGCTTCGGGCCATCGCCGAGAGCTACGACCTGGACGCCGACATCCTCTACGACGGCGACATCGGCCATCAGGAGAACCGCGCGTTCGTCAACCTGCTCGGGATCGAACTCACCGACCGCGAGGACGCGCCGCCGCTGGAGTCCTACGGCGCCCTCGCGCTGGTCGACCACATGAAGAGCGGCGAACTCGAGATCGACGCCGCCATCGACGTGTTCATCGACCACTACGAACCCGACGAGGAGCTCGACGCCTCGTTCGTCGACGTGCGTCCCAACGTCTCCTCCACGTCGACGATCCTGACGAAGTACATGCAGGAGTTCGACATCTCCCCGAGCGAGGAGGTGGCGACCGCGCTGCTCTACGGCATCCGCGCCGAGACCCTCGACTTCAAACGCGACACGACGCCGGCCGACCTCACCGCCGCGGCGTACCTCTACCCGTTCGCGGACCACGAGACCCTCGAACAGGTCGAGTCGCCGTCGATGTCCCCCGAGACCCTCGACGTGCTCGCCGAGGCGATCCAGAACCGCGAGGTACAGGGGAGCCACCTCGTCTCCAACGCGGGGTTCATCCGCGACCGCGACGCGCTGACCCAAGCGGCCTCCCACCTGCTCAACCTCGAGGGGATCACCACCACGGCCGTCTTCGGTATCGCCGAGGACACCATCTACCTCTCGGCGCGTTCGAAGGACATTCGGCTCAACATCGGCAAGGTGTTGCAGGACGCCTTCGGCGACATCGGCGAGGCTGCGGGCCACTCCACGCAGGCCAGCGTCGAGATCCCGCTGGGCGTCTTCGGCGGCATCGAGACCACCGAGGAGAACCGCGACACGCTGCTCACCCTTGCCGAGGAGGCGGTCCGGCGAAAGCTCTTCCGCGCGATGGGCGTCGAGGGCGAGAGCAACGGCTCGTAA